The following proteins are co-located in the Zonotrichia albicollis isolate bZonAlb1 chromosome 1, bZonAlb1.hap1, whole genome shotgun sequence genome:
- the FAM221A gene encoding protein FAM221A — protein sequence MERLQVDAQALEEYAEYRRIVGDDDGGKLFTPEQYEEYKRKVLPARLQNRLYVSWRSPTGMDCKLVGPETLCFCTHRYKQHKTDYEELPKERPISVPCRVKGCPCQSYHFVPLNGTQPVRCRCKHLAEQHSAAPGFPCNSCSKCSGFHSSFTCACGQPAYAHETVVETKEERLAQGKPVGQDVPYAAMGGLTGFSSLAEGYMRLDDSGIGAPSAELLEAPVTSMDHPFLKAFQGPSSSTQSMPQIAGSSSATGQVSHRKQSEADDMAYFEKRYQERLKMETAAKQKERNPAPSKKQRD from the exons ATGGAGCGGCTGCAGGTGGATGCGCAGGCCCTGGAGGAGTACGCGGAGTACCGGCG AATTGTAGGTGATGATGATGGAGGAAAGCTCTTTACTCCCGAGCAGTATGAAGAGTACAAAAGAAAAGTATTACCAGCTCGGCTGCAGAACAGGTTGTATGTGAGCTGGAGATCACCAACTGGCATGGACTGTAAGCTTGTGGGACCAGAGACACTGTGCTTCTGCACCCACCG GTATAAACAACACAAAACAGACTACGAGGAGCTGCCCAAGGAGCGCCCCATCAGCGTGCCGTGCAGAGTGAAGGGCTGCCCGTGCCAATCCTACCACTTTGTGCCCCTGAACGGCACCCAGCCCGTGCGCTGCCGCTGCAAGCACTTGGCGGAGCAGCACAGCGCCGCGCCCGGCTTCCCCTGCAACTCCT GTTCCAAGTGTTCAGGCTTTCACAGCTCCTTTACCTGTGCCTGTGGTCAGCCAGCATATGCTCACGAAACAGTTGTGGAAACCAAGGAGGAGCGCTTAGCCCAAGGAAAGCCCGTGGGGCAGGATGTTCCTTACGCTGCCATGGGAGGACTGACTGGTTTTAGCTCTCTAGCAGAAGGCTACATGAGGCTTGATGACAGTGGAATAG GTGCTCCTTCTGCTGAACTTTTAGAAGCCCCGGTTACTAGCATGGATCATCCATTTCTAAAAGCATTTCAGGGGCCTTCAAGTTCCACTCAATCCATGCCACAAATAGCAG gtaGTTCAAGTGCCACAGGGCAAGTTTCTCACAGAAAACAATCAGAAGCTGATGACATGGCTTACTTTGAAAAACGCTATCAAGAACGG CTGAAAATGGAGACGGCTGCTAAACAGAAAGAGAGGAATCCAGCGCCATCAAAGAAGCAACGAGATTAA